In Cucurbita pepo subsp. pepo cultivar mu-cu-16 chromosome LG10, ASM280686v2, whole genome shotgun sequence, the DNA window CTGCAAGCATAATAGATAGAGACTGATGATAATAAACCAAAGCCATTTTGATTGAACTAAGATGTCAACTTTCAAATGAGCTTAAAAATGCACCTTAAAGAGAAGCTTATTGATTCTGCCAGTAGTAGCATCTATATACGATTTGTCACGTGTCGCTGCAATCTGTTCATCCAGCATTCAACAGTTACGATTGGTTTTTCGtgttattcaaatttgtttattaaaaacCATACATGATTTAACCCTGTTTTCACTCTTTAATTTGAAGTGTGCCATAAGATCTTGATTTGAATGCTGACTTTTACCTCAATTGCCAGAAGAGATTTCATTAGTTCATCTTGGGAGGATACTGCAGTATGTAGAAATTCATTTAAGAATTTGATGCGATGTGACAAAACTAAccatgtaacagcccaagccctagcagatattattgccatcttgggctttctctttcaagcttcccctctaCGTTTTTAGAACGCatttgctaaggagaggtttccacacccttataaagaatgttttgctctcctccccaaccgatgtgggatctcacaatccacccccttcggggcccagcatttTCGCtcgcactcgttcctctctccaatcaatgtgggatctcacaatagttggggaggaaaacgaaacattctttataaaggtgtgaaaaccttgacctaacagacacgttttaaaaaccttgaggggaagtccgagagggaaaacccaaggaagacaatatctacaaaCGGTGAATTGGGCTACTACAAACCATGCCTAGAGTTTTTGCTTGAAAGGTAGAACTTAAAAGATCACATGAACTCACCTTTAATGGCTTTCCCATTGAGATACGCCCCTTGTCCACGAATGCCAGTAAAAAGCTACACATGATACAGACACGATTGAATAGAACTATAAATGACTTTGGCCAATAAAAGCTGATAAGATAGCCAATATTAGAAGTACAaagatcaaatcaaaataagtgTAAAGTTTCAGACATTATAAAGCAGAATCCAAACTATACTGTTCTAACAGTCACACATTTCCTCACCTCATCAATGATTGGATTGAATACAACACCAACTGTTGGAACTTTGCCAATAGTTAAACCAATTGAGACACAAACAAAGGGAAACCTGACAATTTTTTAGAAAGTTAACGAGATTTttataaacaagaaataagaTTGGATAACCACAGAGCATAGATAAATTAGCACCCGTGAACAAAGTTAGTAGTTCCATCGATGGGATCTACTATCCATGTGGGCTCATCAGTCAGCTCTACAGCACCATTAGCAGCTGTAGTTTCTTCACCAATAAACTAAAACAATGAACGATTGAACCAAATAAGGTCACAGTCCAGTCAAGATTACAGGGCTTTCCCATGAAGAAACTGACTAAAACTCTACCTTGTGCGATGGAAAACGCTGCTTGAGATGACCAAATACAAGATCTTCACAAGCTTTGTCAGTTTCAGTGACCAAATCCACCTGTATTCCAAGACAAAACATAGTAGAATCCATAAACAAAAAACGGATTCAAATTCGACACTGATAATGACGACAACAAAGCGGTACCTCTCCTTTGTGTACGACATGTTTGGTTAAGTAGAATTTCTCACGAATCAACTACAAGAaacgaaataaaattaaaatcggagaaaaaccaaaatcaacagtaaaaattgatttggaAAGCGAAACGAGTACACGATCGTAAGCAAGAACAAAGACTGACCTGACCGGCTTTCTTGGCAGCATCGACAGCAGCGGCAAGGAACTCTTGAAGCGAATCTAAAATCAGACGATTTTTTGTTTGCAGATATGATTAGAATGGGAAGATTAGGGTTCATAATatagaaatgaaatggaaaaattgaGAAGTTGCGAGGCGAAATCAAGACGAGAAATGAGGGATTCATTAGCCTACCCACCATGATCAGACATTGTTGGTTACTGGAATAGGGAAGGAGGGAGTtgaaaaatggtatcagaagaGTAGAATCTTGTCATCCGTTCGTCTGATCCATGTTGCCCAAGTAGCTTAGACCCTAAGCACACTCATTTATTTATGgcttcaataaaaaataaaaaataaaaaataaaaacatgttaattactactattttaattttgatttaaaaaggAACTTGAAATCCGGACGGTCGGATTTCTATGGGGATGAACTTGAACTGCAAAGTGGAGAGATCAGGGCCGTACAGCTGTATAAACCATGTTCGATACAGTGAAGTTACGGTGTAACTGATGCACCAGAGCATTATCGGCTTCTAAATAGGAAAGTGTTATTACCATTTGCAGAAATTTCGCAGTGGTTGGTGATGACGACTCCGACGTGAActacttcaattttcttcccCTTTCATTCTTCACGTTCTCTCCGACCTTCGCCGATCGCCGATCGCCGCCCGCCGTACCTGCCTTCTATCTATTTATGTGCTCCGGCTTTTCACGTTGATCGGCCTTCTGTTTTACTTGGTGGTGGTGGCCCACCTTCAATGTCTATCGCCGAATTTCCTGCCACCGTCGAACGGGTCCACATCAACAGCGGTACTGCCGACGCCGAACACTGCCTGCTTAATCGCCACAACTCTCAGGGTCACCGTCATCCTTGCGTCTCGTCCAAGCGCAAGTTAGATGACTATGCTGCCAGTCTTGACGACGAGGACGAGGACGCTCCGTTGTTTGACTTAATTTCTATCAGAATGAAGAAAGACGAAACGAGTGCGATCGACTCCTCTTTTGATGGACGGTTGGGTGAAGGAACTAGCTCCGACTTTGAGTATCGGGGTTTTGATGATTCCTCGACCTCTATGGCGGCAGAAACCTCACTAAAGCCCATTCTCTCTCCGCACGAGTTGCAATTTTTTGTCAGAACGATGTCCGTCGGGAATACTATGGTAATGCTCGCCAATACTAACGATACAGTGATGTCGCTTCATGAGCGGATACAATCTATTACGCGCATACCAGTTTTTGAGCAGAGGTTGATATATAGGGGAAGGCAACTCCAGCACGAACAGTCACTACGCGAGTGTTCGATACAGAACAATGCCGAGCTGCAATTAGTTGGTCGCATGAGGAGCACGGAGCATCCGAAAGCTTGGCAGATTGTTGACGACATGGTTTCATTGGTTCTACGACTTTATAGGGGGGAGGTTGTGTTTTCTGCTTCGGAAATTCTCACTACCTTGATGACCGATTTCTTAAGTTTGGCTACGCAAACGGACTTAGATCCGGCAATGAAGCAACTCCAGGTTTTCTTGTCCCTTTCTGCCCCAGCAGCGCTAGTGATGCTTTATTTGTCTCCGATTAAAGGAAATACAGATTGTGCTGATAATTTGATTAAGCATTTTATGGATTTGCTTTGTCATTCAGTTCCCAAATCGTTAAAAAAGTGCTGTGCGATTATAGTATtagaattttgtaatttgctTAGGAGAGATACTCCGGAGGACAGTTTATATGTTTTATGCCGCAGTACACTGGGCTCATTGTTGGAAACTGATGGCAATAGTCGCGGGATGAGATGCTTAGAAAGTGTTTGGGGACCCATCAAAACGCCCGAGCTTTTTCCGTTTGTTAATGAACTGGCCAATAAATTGTCCATCGACTTATCCTCAAGCATACGGTCTCCCACAAGTGCAGGGCCTTCTNTAGCCAATAAATTGTCCATCGAATTATCCTCAAGCATACGGTCTCCCACAAGTGCAGGGCCTTCTGTGACTGATATTAGTGATTTTACAGCATTTTTACTTCCTTTACGCAATGCAATTCCAGAGAAATTGAGTTTTCATGGCTCCAAGAATGTGCCACTGGATAGGGGAGGCTTTAGGGATTCTTCTTATGGAGAAGAGGGTGAATTTCttcataatatatatcttaGTTTGTTGAAACAGATGGATATATGTCTTCAAGGAATGGAAGCTTTCTTGACCGATAAAGGAAAGGGGAACTGTGTAATCCCTTACATAGGATGGTCTCAGTATCTTCCAATTCTAAAAGAATTGAATGACATCTCCCTTCTTTTCCAGGGTCTTAAAGAAGAATTTTGGGCAATCATGAGGCCAAGGAAATCTTCTATTTGTGAGCTCATTATTAGATTTGCAAAGCGAGCTGATGATTATTCGTGGATTCTTTGCCACAAGGATGTAATAAATTCTGAATCTAGAAGACATCTGTCAATGCTTATGTTTCCTGAGCCAACAGAGGATTATGAGGAACTGCAGGAAATGCTGATTGATAGGTCCCAATTATTGGAAGAATCTTTTGAGTACATCACAAATGCGAGTGTTGAGGCTCTACGCCATGGACTATTCGTGCTATTCAAAAATGAGGAGGCTACGGGCCCTGGTGTCTTGCGAGAGTGGTTTTTGCTGGTCTGCAAGGCTATTTTTAACCCACAAAATGCCCTTTTTGTTGCATGTCCTAATGATCGAAGAAGGTTCTTTCCCAACCCTGGTGAGCTTACTGACGTGTTCCTTTGATAgtagtttttatttgataCTTGTTCTTCTGAATGTAAACAAGTAACCATGATTATGAATACAGAAGTTGCCTAAAtgtttttcacttttaataaAGTTACAGTACTTCTTACCCATACACCAAGTGGGGAACCTCCCACGCAGGTTGCTTTTGGATTTCATTTTGCATGAATAAATAGAAGTGTTGCTATTTAGTTGATTTTGCTAGGTAGGGCTGGTAGACCAAGTGCTTATTAAACTGATACTTTCAACCATACCAGTGGACTCTGTAGGTTAATCGTTCATTtggtaaataaagaaaattattaaagttttCCATGATGGATCATTAAGNCTAATGTCATTCActgcttttaaaaaaaatttaattgaagagAGTATTTGATTGCACTCAGCTTGCTTTTAGCCTTTCTGTCACTGCATCTATGGCAACATTTAATCGCAAGATAATTTTGGAGGANGATCATTAAGTATATTCCTCATCAATTGTGTGCACGAGCAAGTTCTAATGTCATTCActgcttttaaaaaaaatttaattgaagagAGTATTTGATTGCACTCAGCTTGCTTTTAGCCTTTCTGTCACTGCATCTATGGCAACATTTAATCGCAAGATAATTTTGGAGGAAGATGAGTTGGTAGGCGAAGTGAGGCAAAACAATGATTTAGGGACagattttattagttttggtGGCTGTGAGATCTGAAATCAGATTCTCAGGCACTGTTCACATGATGGAAAGGgcataaattacaaaaactaAACGACTGAAATTTTGCCTCATGTAACTCATGAATCCCCCCTTTTAGATTCAAGTTAGTAAATCTCATACTAAATAGTTTATGTGGGAAAGTTGTAGGATCTTAGGTATAGTGATTACTTATTAACTTGGTtgaaaggtttttttttttttggagaagaGATAGGATGATTTCATTCCAAAAGATCAAAGATACTGCCAAAGGCAAGTAAATTATCTAACTCCTTCTAATGAAAGGTTTCAAAAGATCAAATTGGTTGAAAGGTTTGACTGTGCAAAGAGTGAAAGATGTGAAACCCTATGAGTGAaaactattcattttttagattCTGTTTAGGAGGTGAAAAAGAGATCTGCCACTTGGAAAAGGAGCTTCNCTCTATGAGTGAaaactattcattttttagattCTGTGTAGGAGGTGAAAAAGAGATCTGCCACTTGGAAAAGGAGCTTCTTTTCGTACAGTAGTAGACTGATTCTCATTCATTCGGTGAGTGGTATCTctccctatatatatatttttttctctctttagaGCCCTTGTTCTATCTGTAACACCGTCGAGAAACTTATGTCGGATATTTTATGGGAAGGAGGTTAAAAGGGGAGAAGCACACAAATGATGAATTGTTAGGTTGTGGGAAACCTGACTTGCAACAAACCGTTGCTGACCAAATGGCTCTGGCATTTCCTTGATGAGTATAATATTCTTTGGCATAGGATTATTGTGAGTAACAACGGTCCTCATTTGTTCGAATGAGTAATGGGTGGGATTAAAGGCACTTAAAGAAGTTCTTAGAAAGACATTTCTTATATGCTTCCTTCCTTTTTGGATATGATTCAATGTTATGTGGGTAATGAGAAGGAATGTACTTGTGGGAGGATAAGTGGTTGTGGGATAGATCCTTTTGCTCTACGTTTTCCCATTTATATCATATGTTCTCTGTAAAAAGTTGTTTTgtgtctaatattttattccttCATGGAGCTTTAACTCTTTGTTGTTTGGTTCCTTTGTTTGTTATCTGATCATTGGAGAGTTTGAGCTTAGGCCATGGAGAGGGATATTCACTCTTGATGTCATAACCCCATTGGTgttttttcttcctattcGTTCTTTTAGCATTTGTTGAACCCTTCTTTGTTAAGGTTTAATTGGTGAGTCCATTTTTTTGGTTATGTGGAAGGTGAAAATTCCAAGGTTTAGTTCTTTGTTTGGAGGTCATCCACGGAAGGGTAATACCTTAGATTGGCTTTCAAGAAAGATGCCTTTTTGGCTGGGCCTGTTTATTGCATTCTTTGTCAGAAGGCAGAGGAAGATCTTGTTCATTGTGTAGTTGCGACTATACTTGGATGGTATGGAGTCTCTTTTTCGATGTGTTCAACATTTAGCTTGCCAAACACAAAGACCTTGGGGAGATGATTGAGAAGTTTCTTCTTTATCCACCTTTTTGAGGGGGCGGAGATTTTTGCAATAGGGGGAGTTTGTGCTTTGTTATGGGGTTTGTGGGGTTAGAGAAATAATAGAACTTTTAGAGGGTTGTAGACAAATCCTAGTGATGTTTGACCCCTTGTCATTgaaatgttctttttttcaatggctaaaaacatcatatcatGTACTACTATCAGCTCGATTGAGCCAAAAGTTCTTCAAGGAGAAATATTTTCTAGAACAGACCATTTGGATAGAAAATCTCACCAACAAAAAGGGTATTGTTGCTGAAATCTCTCTGCTTCATGGAAATGGTATTCTTAATGAGCTCTTTATTCCAGTGGGCGAAGAACGAAAAGGTTGGACAAGTTTCTTCAACCTTCAACCTCATTGAAACTACCTTCCGTCGCCCACCAAAAACCCGACCAACatccaaattttaatcaaCCTCATAATAGAAAGGAAGACCACAATCGCCTTATCTGACTCACACAACCCTTGCTTACTACTAAAAAAAACTGCCATAAATGTCAGAAACATACCTCTCGATCCTTGCTTATACAAAACTCTTCAATAATACTGATTACCCcgctatatcttggtgtaaattCTCCAATACCGATTACCTTCCTATACTCATAAATccctcattttccttttttttttttaaacaacaTGGATAACATTCCTTCTGTAAATATCAAACATCAATGAAGTTgtctcttattaaaaaaaaatgtttctctGTAGGTGTTGTCCATGAaagtttttgtaattattttttaggttgGAGCTCCTTCCATTGGTTGGACTTTTTTGTGGGCTTGATTTTTTTGTGTGCCtgtattatttcatttttttctcaatgaaagctcggttctttaccaaaaaaagaaatcgaCAGATTCAAGATCTGCTCTACCACCCCCACTTAACTGCTTTGTTATTGGATAGTGCCTCTTGTCCACTTAACTGCTCTGTTCTTGGATAGTATCTGTTGTTCCCTGTGATAATGAAGTTTGTAATTTACCAGTAGAATTGAAGAATATGAAGTTTAAAGCTATTTTTGGTTAATTACTAATCTAAACTCGATAAGAATTAAGAGCAACTCTTTTAATGCAGCAATATAAAGTATGTGGGAAGTAATTTTTAAGGCTGATGTATGTGGGAACTAGCATTCATATTCTCATCTGAGATTTTAAGATCCTCAAGTGCAGTGTTCCTTACTCAGTTATGGTGCTGTTTATAAATTGTGTGTGATGCAAACGGTAGTCGCAAATTATTCATATCTTTACATGTATGATTATATGTTGCAGTTTCAAAGGTGGACCCTATGCATCTCAGTTATTTCAGTTTTTCTGGCCGAGTTATTGCACTAGCTTTGATGCATAATGTGCAAGTAGGTGTTGTCTTTGATcgtgtttttttcttgcaaTTGGCTGGAATGTGTATCTCCTTGGAAGATATACGAGATGCTGATCCATACCTGTACGGTAGCTGTAAGCAGATTCTTGATATGGACGCTGAGCTTGTTGATTCAGATGTTTTAGGACTTACATTTGCTAGTGATTTCGAGGAGCTAGGGACAAGAGAAGTTGTGGATCTTTGTCCTGGAGGCAAAGACATGGTTGTCAATAGTAAGAATCGTAAGGAATATGTTCAGCTTCTCGTAGAGAACCGCTTCATGAAATCTGTCTCTAAGCAGATATCATATTTTGCAAATGGTTTTACTGATGTACTTGCTGATAAACGATCACACAAATGCTTTTTCCAAAGCCTAGAGCTTGAAGATCTTGATTGGATGCTATATGGGAGTGAAAGTCAAATCTCTGTTGAAGATTGGAAGGCGCACACTGAATACAGTGGCTACAAAGAAACTGATCCTCAGATATCCTGGTTCTGGAAGGTATGCATTTCTAGAATTAGTTTCTAGTAGCAGCTTTATCTTCAGTGTTTTGCACGGTTTGCCTGCTGTTCCTTTTCACAACTTCACAATTGGTTTGCATATCACATTCCTTTTACGCTTTTGCATTAATGTATTATCTTGCATGTATATGCAGCTAGTAAATGAAACTTCGATGGATTATTAATGATGAGTTCCCTACTTTTCATGGCAGATTGTGTCTGCAATGACACCGGAGCAGAGGGTTAATCTTCTGTTCTTCTGGACCTCAGTGAAATACCTTCCAATCCAGGGTTTCAATGGCTTGGCTTCAAAGCTGTACATTTACAAGTCTTCATCGCCATACGATCATCTTCCCTCTTCTCATACATGCTTTTTCCGGTTGTGTTTCCCTCCTTATCCCTCCGAGTTGATCATGAAAAGACGCCTCGAAATTATCACTCAAGAGCACATTGGATGTAGCTTTGGTACATGGTAACCCCCCTTTTGCTTGCTCGTGTTCCAGACTTCCAGTCCCAGTACATTTATGGTATACTGTTGTCTGcacatatttttgttcttgccTTGTACAGAATCCATAGATACAAATGTCATACTTGTGTTCTGTGAATCTAACTCCGTTTTAACTGTTCGATGTCTTAATCGTCCTGTTAATAAAGTGTCATTTCTGCTTTTGTCATGTCCAAAACTATGTtaccaaaaaggaaaatgttctCTCCACTGACTCTTTGGGTTGAGGCTGTGTACATGTTTATAAATGCcctattgtttgctttgaccgGTTACATATCGTCTTCAActttcacgattttaaaacatgtctactagagaaaagttttcacacccttagttttcacacccttataagaaatgtttcgttcccctctctaaccaatgtgggatctcatgaCATAGAGAAATTTGATAAAAGTTTGGTCCTTTTGTTCATTTAATTTAGGGTTGGAATTTTAGGTTTATGTCTAAGAAACCCGTCCCTTAATAGAAATCTTCCAATATTTAGTTTAGTAAGcattgatttaatttatatatgttgAGTTGAATGAATGTTTGACCAATTTGAAGTGTATTTAGATTGGTTGTTGaataaaagaggaaagaaacaaaggaaacTATGTTATGTTGTGAGGGAAGGATAGTTTAGAACAccaaaaaagatttaaatatgattttattcAAAGCTAGA includes these proteins:
- the LOC111803740 gene encoding inositol monophosphatase 1-like isoform X1 — its product is MSDHDSLQEFLAAAVDAAKKAGQLIREKFYLTKHVVHKGEVDLVTETDKACEDLVFGHLKQRFPSHKFIGEETTAANGAVELTDEPTWIVDPIDGTTNFVHGFPFVCVSIGLTIGKVPTVGVVFNPIIDELFTGIRGQGAYLNGKAIKVSSQDELMKSLLAIEIAATRDKSYIDATTGRINKLLFKARSLRISGSCALSLCDIACGRMDLFYINGYGGPWDVAAGAVIVMEAGGLVYDPSGTEFDITATRVASSNPLLKEAFVEALAHP
- the LOC111803740 gene encoding inositol monophosphatase 1-like isoform X2, giving the protein MVDSLQEFLAAAVDAAKKAGQLIREKFYLTKHVVHKGEVDLVTETDKACEDLVFGHLKQRFPSHKFIGEETTAANGAVELTDEPTWIVDPIDGTTNFVHGFPFVCVSIGLTIGKVPTVGVVFNPIIDELFTGIRGQGAYLNGKAIKVSSQDELMKSLLAIEIAATRDKSYIDATTGRINKLLFKARSLRISGSCALSLCDIACGRMDLFYINGYGGPWDVAAGAVIVMEAGGLVYDPSGTEFDITATRVASSNPLLKEAFVEALAHP
- the LOC111803739 gene encoding E3 ubiquitin-protein ligase UPL5-like, producing the protein MSIAEFPATVERVHINSGTADAEHCLLNRHNSQGHRHPCVSSKRKLDDYAASLDDEDEDAPLFDLISIRMKKDETSAIDSSFDGRLGEGTSSDFEYRGFDDSSTSMAAETSLKPILSPHELQFFVRTMSVGNTMVMLANTNDTVMSLHERIQSITRIPVFEQRLIYRGRQLQHEQSLRECSIQNNAELQLVGRMRSTEHPKAWQIVDDMVSLVLRLYRGEVVFSASEILTTLMTDFLSLATQTDLDPAMKQLQVFLSLSAPAALVMLYLSPIKGNTDCADNLIKHFMDLLCHSVPKSLKKCCAIIVLEFCNLLRRDTPEDSLYVLCRSTLGSLLETDGNSRGMRCLESVWGPIKTPELFPFVNELANKLSIDLSSSIRSPTSAGPSVTDISDFTAFLLPLRNAIPEKLSFHGSKNVPLDRGGFRDSSYGEEGEFLHNIYLSLLKQMDICLQGMEAFLTDKGKGNCVIPYIGWSQYLPILKELNDISLLFQGLKEEFWAIMRPRKSSICELIIRFAKRADDYSWILCHKDVINSESRRHLSMLMFPEPTEDYEELQEMLIDRSQLLEESFEYITNASVEALRHGLFVLFKNEEATGPGVLREWFLLVCKAIFNPQNALFVACPNDRRRFFPNPVSKVDPMHLSYFSFSGRVIALALMHNVQVGVVFDRVFFLQLAGMCISLEDIRDADPYLYGSCKQILDMDAELVDSDVLGLTFASDFEELGTREVVDLCPGGKDMVVNSKNRKEYVQLLVENRFMKSVSKQISYFANGFTDVLADKRSHKCFFQSLELEDLDWMLYGSESQISVEDWKAHTEYSGYKETDPQISWFWKIVSAMTPEQRVNLLFFWTSVKYLPIQGFNGLASKLYIYKSSSPYDHLPSSHTCFFRLCFPPYPSELIMKRRLEIITQEHIGCSFGTW